The bacterium genome includes the window TGCCCGCCAGCGAAAAAGAAATCGAGGCCCTGCCGGCCGCCCTTGATCTCGTCGATGCCCAGGGCGCCGGCCCGGATGCGCAGGCTCTGGATCTTCAGCAGGTTCTCCACCGCGGGCGGCAGCTGCCCGTAGCGGTCGCGGAACTCGTCCCGCAGGCGCAGGCAGGCGGCCGCCTTGCGGGTGCGGGCGACGCGGCGGTAGAGGTCCATCTTCTGCTGGGCGTCCCCGACGTAGTCGTCGGGCAGGTAGGCCGAGACGCGCAGCTCGACCTTCACGTCGAGCGGTGCAACGCCGCCGCCGCCCTGGAGTTCCGCGACCGTTTCCTCGAGCAGGCGGCAGTAGAGGTCGAAGCCGATGGCCTCCATGTGGCCGTGCTGCTCCTCGCCGAGCAGGTTGCCGGCGCCGCGGATCTCGAGGTCGCGCATGGCGATGTGGTAGCCCGAGCCCAGGGCCTGGAACTCCTCGAGGGCCGCCAGGCGCCGGCGGGCGTCGGCGGTGAGCCGTTCGCCGGGCGGGGTCATCAGGTAGGCGAAGGCGCGCTGGTTGCCGCGACCGACCCGTCCGCGCAGCTGGTAGAGCTGGGCCAGCCCGAAGCGGTCGGCGCGGTCGATGATGATCGTGTTCACCCGCGGCATGTCCAGGCCCGACTCGATGATGGCGGTGGCGACGAGCACATCGAACTTCTGGTCGAGGAAGTCGGTCATGATGTGCTCGAGCTTCTCCTCCTTCATCTGGCCGTGGGCCCAGGCGACGCGCACGTTCGGCAGGAGCTCGCGGATGAGCTGGGCGGTGCCCTCGATGGTCTGCACCCGGTTGTGCACGAAGAAGACCTGGCCGCCCCGGTGCAGCTCGCGCAGGATCGCCTCGACCAGGGTCTGCTTGCTGAAGGCGCACAGTTCGGTGTGGATGGGCAGGCGGTCGCGCGGCGGCGTGTTGATCAGGCTCATGTCGCGGGCGCCGGCGAGGGCCAGGTAGAGGGTGCGCGGAATGGGCGTGGCGCTGAGGGTCATGACGTCGACCAGCCGGCGCAGTTCCTTCAGGCGCTCCTTGTGCTTGACGCCGAAGCGCTGCTCCTCGTCGACGATCAGGAGGCCGAGGTCCTTCAGCTTCACGTCGCGCGAGAGGAGGCGGTGGGTGCCGATGAGCACGTCCACCTTGCCCGTGGCCGCGCGGGCGAGGATCTCCTTCTGCTCGGCGGGCGACCGGAAGCGGCTGAGGGTCTCGACCTTGACCGGGAACTCGCGGAAGCGCTCGCCGAAGGTCTCGCCGTGCTGCTGGGCGAGCAGGGTGGTCGGGCAGAGCACGGCGACCTGCTTGCCGGCCAGGACCGCCTTGAAGGCCGCCCGGATGGCCACTTCGGTCTTGCCGAAGCCCACGTCGCCGCAGACGAGGCGGTCCATGGGCTGGGTGTCCTCCATGTCGCGCTTGGTGTCGGCGATGGCCGTGAGCTGGTCGGGTGTCTCGTCGTAGAGGAACGACTCCTCGAGGGCCCGCTGCAGCGGCGCGTCGGGCGGGAAGGCGAAGCCCGGCCGGGCCGCGCGGGCCGCATAGAGCTCGATCAGCTCGGCCGCCATGGCCCGGATCGCCTTGCGCGCCTTGCCCTTGACCTTCAGCCAGCTGCCCGAGCCGAGGCGCGCGAGCGGCGGGTTGGCCCCCTGGTCGGAGCTGTAGCGCTCGACCTGGTCGATGTTCTCGACCGGCACGTAGACGAGGCCCTCGTCGGCGTATTCCACCTGGAGACACTCGCGCTCCACGCCTTCGACGGTGATCACCTTCAGGCCCCGATAGCGCCCGATGCCGTATTCGAGGTGCACGACGAACTCGCCCGGCACCAGCGACGCCCGCTCCTTGACCAGGCCGCTGCTGCGGTGGCGCACCCGGGTGGGCCGGCGGTAGCGCTCGAAGAACTCGTGGTCGGTGAGCAGGGCCACGCGGGCGTCGGGCCAGGTGAAGCCGGCGCTGAGGCTCCCGACCCGCGGCCGGGTGGCGGGTGGGCGGTCGTCGACGTCGTCCAGCAGCTCGGCCAGCCGGTCGGCCTGGCCGCGGTTGTCGCAGGTGAGCAGCACGGTCTGGCCCGCGGCCTCGCGGGTGCGCAGGTCCTCGCGCAGGCGCGCCACGTCGCCGCCCCGGAGCTGCTGGCCCGTCGTCGCGAAGGCCAACTGGGCGACCGGATCGCGGTCGAGCCAGCGGGCGTTCTCGTCGCCGGCGATCCAGCCGCCGGTCACCCACAGGTGCTGCAGCCGCGGCAGGGCGAGCTCCGCCGCCGGGGCCACGAGCTCGGCCACTTCCGGCAGGGCCGGTTCGCGTTCGAGGCGGCCGGCGCGCAGGCGGGGGATCTCGCCATCGAGCAGCTCGGACTGCTCGGACAGGCGGACCGGATCCCACCAGAACACGGCGCCGCCCGCGGGCAGGTAGTCGGCGACCGTCGCCACCGGACCGGTCCAGGGCAGGTAGGTCTCGAGGCCGTCGTCGGCGAGGCGGTCGTCGAGGCGGGCCTCGAGGTCGTGGATGAAGTCGGGATCGGCGTCGGCACCCGCCGCAGCGAGGGCCTCCTCCGTCCGGCCCAGCACCGCCAGGACCGCGTCGTCGTCGAGGAGCAGGTGGCTGACCGGCAGCACGAGCGCCTCGTCGCCCCTGGTGGTGGTGCGCTGGGTCTCCACATCGAAGCGGCGCAGGGAAACGATCTCGTCGTCGAAGAACTCGATGCGCAGGGGTTCGGCGCCCGGAGTGAAGACGTCGAGCAGGCCGCCGCGGCGGGCGAAGTCGCCCACCTTGGCCACCATGCCCGCCGGGCGATAGCCGCGCCGGGCGAGCTCGAGGCAGAAAGCGTCGACGTCGACCCGCTGGTCGACCTTCAGGCGCAGCGCCGCCCGTTCGAGGGTGCCCGGGGCGATGATGCGCTGCCGCAGGCCGCTGATCGATGTGACGACGATCTGACGGCCTCCGGCCACGAGGCGCTGCAGGCCGTCCATGAAGTCGCCCACCATGGCCGGCTCGGGGCTGTTGTGGTCGAAGGCGAGGACTTCCTGCTGGGGCAGATGCACGACGTTGTCCGGGCCGAGCCACGCCTCGAGGTCGTCGGCGAGCTGGTCGGCCGACTGCCGGTCGGGGGTGACGACGAGTCCGGTGCGGCCCGCCGCGTGGAACCATCCCGCCAGGAGCAGGGCGCCGGCGCCGCCGTACAGGCCGGACAGGAGCACCGGGCCGTCCGGGCCCGGCTTGAGGGCGGACTCCACCCTCGCGACGGCCTCGAAGAGGCCCTCGCCCGCGACGTGGTCGGCGAAGGTGGCGTGCAGCAGCCCGCGTCCCCGGTCGGGAGCGCCGGTGCCGCCCGCGGCGGCGTGGTCGTCCATGGGCCTTGTCGTGACGGGGCCGCGCGGATCGTCGCCGCGGGGCCCGGCTGCGCAACCCGGTCAGAAGGTGGCGCGGTTCTCGTTGAAGGGCGTGATCATGCGCAGCCGCTCGATGATGGGCGGCAGGGCCCCGATCACGTAGTCGACCTCGGCCTCGGTGTTGTACCGGGAGAGGCTGAAACGGATCGAGCCGTGGGTCAAGGTGAACGGAAGTCCCATGGCCCGCAACACGTGGCTGGGCTCGAGGCTGCCGCTGGTGCAGGCCGAACCGCTGCTCGCGGCCACCCCGACCCGGTCGAGCAGCAGCAGGATGCCCTCGCCCTCGATGTAGCGGAAGCTGATGTTCGTCGTGTTGGGGAGGCGGCCCACCGGATCGCCATTGGCCTGGCAGTCGGGGATCGCCGCGAGCAGCCCCTGCTCGAGCCGGTCCCGCAGGGCGCGCACCCGCGTGTTCTCCTCGTCGATGTGGACCGCGGCGAGCTCGCAGGCCACACCCAGGCCGGCGATGCCGGCCACGTTCTCGGTGCCGGCGCGGCGCCCCCGCTCCTGGTGACCGCCCACCACGAGGGGACGCAGCTTGGTCCCCTTGCGCACGTAGAGCGCACCGACGCCCTTGGCCGCGTGCAGCTTGTGTCCGGAGAGGCTGAACAGGTCGATCGGCGCGGACTTCAGGTCGAGCGGCAGCTTGCCCGCGGCCTGGACCCCGTCCACGTGGAAGACCGCCCCCCGCTCCCGGACCAGCGCGCCCGCGGCGGCCACGTCGAAGATCACGCCGGTCTCGTTGTTCGCCATCATGATCGAGACGACGGCGGTGTCGTC containing:
- the mfd gene encoding transcription-repair coupling factor, giving the protein MDDHAAAGGTGAPDRGRGLLHATFADHVAGEGLFEAVARVESALKPGPDGPVLLSGLYGGAGALLLAGWFHAAGRTGLVVTPDRQSADQLADDLEAWLGPDNVVHLPQQEVLAFDHNSPEPAMVGDFMDGLQRLVAGGRQIVVTSISGLRQRIIAPGTLERAALRLKVDQRVDVDAFCLELARRGYRPAGMVAKVGDFARRGGLLDVFTPGAEPLRIEFFDDEIVSLRRFDVETQRTTTRGDEALVLPVSHLLLDDDAVLAVLGRTEEALAAAGADADPDFIHDLEARLDDRLADDGLETYLPWTGPVATVADYLPAGGAVFWWDPVRLSEQSELLDGEIPRLRAGRLEREPALPEVAELVAPAAELALPRLQHLWVTGGWIAGDENARWLDRDPVAQLAFATTGQQLRGGDVARLREDLRTREAAGQTVLLTCDNRGQADRLAELLDDVDDRPPATRPRVGSLSAGFTWPDARVALLTDHEFFERYRRPTRVRHRSSGLVKERASLVPGEFVVHLEYGIGRYRGLKVITVEGVERECLQVEYADEGLVYVPVENIDQVERYSSDQGANPPLARLGSGSWLKVKGKARKAIRAMAAELIELYAARAARPGFAFPPDAPLQRALEESFLYDETPDQLTAIADTKRDMEDTQPMDRLVCGDVGFGKTEVAIRAAFKAVLAGKQVAVLCPTTLLAQQHGETFGERFREFPVKVETLSRFRSPAEQKEILARAATGKVDVLIGTHRLLSRDVKLKDLGLLIVDEEQRFGVKHKERLKELRRLVDVMTLSATPIPRTLYLALAGARDMSLINTPPRDRLPIHTELCAFSKQTLVEAILRELHRGGQVFFVHNRVQTIEGTAQLIRELLPNVRVAWAHGQMKEEKLEHIMTDFLDQKFDVLVATAIIESGLDMPRVNTIIIDRADRFGLAQLYQLRGRVGRGNQRAFAYLMTPPGERLTADARRRLAALEEFQALGSGYHIAMRDLEIRGAGNLLGEEQHGHMEAIGFDLYCRLLEETVAELQGGGGVAPLDVKVELRVSAYLPDDYVGDAQQKMDLYRRVARTRKAAACLRLRDEFRDRYGQLPPAVENLLKIQSLRIRAGALGIDEIKGGRQGLDFFFAGGQEPPAPIIQGLLETGPKGLQFKAVEQFIMKVPAAREEQLVVASVMLDRLAELSGKE
- the nifS gene encoding cysteine desulfurase NifS, translated to MTEGLPSPPERGVYFDNNATTAVAPEVLAAMVPLLTEHYGNPSSMHRFGARAGDELARARERVAALLGAAQPAEIVFTGGGSEADNLAIVGTLRAHPDKRHLITTEVEHPAVLGLCRDLEKREGYEVTYLKVDGAGHLDLDELRGALRDDTAVVSIMMANNETGVIFDVAAAGALVRERGAVFHVDGVQAAGKLPLDLKSAPIDLFSLSGHKLHAAKGVGALYVRKGTKLRPLVVGGHQERGRRAGTENVAGIAGLGVACELAAVHIDEENTRVRALRDRLEQGLLAAIPDCQANGDPVGRLPNTTNISFRYIEGEGILLLLDRVGVAASSGSACTSGSLEPSHVLRAMGLPFTLTHGSIRFSLSRYNTEAEVDYVIGALPPIIERLRMITPFNENRATF